One region of Rhizoctonia solani chromosome 9, complete sequence genomic DNA includes:
- a CDS encoding Retrovirus-related Pol polyprotein from transposon TNT 1-94, with the protein MEIQQTTVLRMRKLLSIATGAEPAPSHLPAKKQKTASKCPNRPKKWRNGSSGTTRHSRKSPSYGGWCHERHRRHNIGEQSLDAIIERWEGKGMQLLSFLYQQLMSTKIEEEEDLTTGFNSIKSTVSKIKTLGESISDFLLAQIIMNALPPSYAIVSTSSRLYAAGTITSNAVCEAALQEEERQIYDKKISKEQPKREEEGLRSPLRQLLKAWSHQAGMLGKRQWSQRHWSPAETAELKAVKGQVHKSQANTSKGDSAKVAVTDKSGNSSVGPKIYALTVSDKSSHNKNLAT; encoded by the exons ATGGAAATTCAGCAGACAACGGTCCTTCGCATGCGAAAGTTACTCAGCATCGCTACGGGAGCTGAACCAGCACCATCGCACTTACCAGCGAAGAAGCAAAAGACAGCATCAAAGTGTCCCAACAGGCCGAAAAAATGGCGAAATGGAAGCAGCGGGACGACGAGGCATTCTCGCAAATCACCCTCATATGGAGGATGGTGTCATGAACGACATCGTCGACACAACATCGGCGAACAAAGCCTGGACGCGATTATCGAGCGCTGGGAAGGCAAGGGCATGCAATTGCTGTCCTTCCTATACCAACAATTAATGAGCACAAAAatcgaggaagaagaggaccTTACCACCGGGTTCAATTCGATAAAATCAACAGTCTCAAAAATCAAGACACTCGGAGAGTCCATCAGCGATTTCCTACTTGCTCAGATAATCATGAATGCGCTCCCACCGTCCTATGCAATCGTCAGCACGTCATCCAGACTCTACGCAGCAGGCACCATCACATCCAATGCCGTATGCGAAGCCGCGTTACAAGAGGAAGAAC GGCAAATCTATGACAAGAAAATCAGCAAGGAACAACCCAAaagggaagaagaaggacTTAGGTCCCCCTTGCGCCAACTGCTCAAAGCCTGGTCACACCAAGCAGGAATGCTGGGCAAAAGGCAGTGGAGCCAAAGGCACTGGTCCCCGGCAGAGACGgcagaactcaaagcagtcAAAGGACAAGTCCACAAGTCCCAAGCCAACACATCAAAAGGTGACTCCGCTAAGGTTGCCGTAACGGATAAATCAGGCAATTCCTCCGTAGGCCCCaagatatatgcgctcacCGTATCGGACAAATCGTCACATAACAAGAACCTGGCTACTTGA
- a CDS encoding Retrovirus-related Pol polyprotein from transposon TNT 1-94, with the protein MNDCKPSDTPMAESPNLLKLDSPTVNQALYQRGIGLLMYAMVQTRPNIAYATGLLAQHSANPGHEHWNAFKRTLRYLKGTKDLGIVYKKSKGLELTGYVDADYAGNPNTSRSTTGWTFMIGGASIAWSSRKQPTISLSSTEAEYVAAASATRELIWLRQFLSELDLLPKGPTTLLTNNQSSMALAKNPINHQNTKHIQIKHHFICEMIELKEVDLQYIPTNEQVADILTKPLGRTKFPGFVADMGMS; encoded by the coding sequence ATGAATGATTGTAAGCCGAGCGACACGCCTATGGCCGAATCGCCGAATCTACTGAAACTTGACTCACCGACTGTCAACCAAGCCCTATACCAGCGCGGCATTGGTTTGCTGATGTATGCTATGGTACAAACACGGCCCAACATCGCATATGCGACCGGCCTGTTGGCCCAGCACTCCGCAAACCCAGGGCACGAGCACTGGAATGCATTCAAGCGTACTCTGCGGTATTTAAAGGGCACAAAAGACCTCGGTATAGTTTACAAGAAGTCGAAAGGATTGGAACTCACCGGTTACGTCGATGCCGATTACGCAGGCAATCCAAACACCAGTCGATCGACTACCGGGTGGACTTTCATGATAGGCGGGGCGAGTATTGCATGGTCATCAAGAAAACAGCCGACGATCTCGCTATCGAGTACGGAGGCCGAATACGTTGCTGCCGCAAGTGCTACACGCGAGCTAATTTGGCTTCGCCAATTCTTATCAGAACTTGATTTACTCCCCAAAGGGCCGACAACTTTACTTACCAATAATCAATCGAGTATGGCTCTTGCGAAGAATCCGATCAATCACCAGAACACAAAGCATATCCAAATTAAACACCATTTTATTTGTGAGATGATCGAATTGAAGGAAGTTGACTTACAATACATCCCGACCAACGAGCAGGTGGCCGATATACTTACTAAGCCGCTCGGAAGAACCAAGTTCCCCGGCTTTGTTGCTGATATGGGCATGTCTTAA
- a CDS encoding Retrovirus-related Pol polyprotein from transposon TNT 1-94, whose protein sequence is MSVKELTQGGTNVLFCKSFGAILVGNQGNGPEIGFAKETSGNKIKVLRTNGGGEYTSNAFEDWLRSKGIEHQKTKANSLKSNAVAERAIRTLNNSKQCMRANADLPDKFWGYAILHAAYISNVTPKTSLNGQTPEEVFSGQTPNVARLCIFGCTAWARIPNNKRTYLDFAPNQKAHLLVQRETGKILTSQDVVFDEGIGNCHWVILETYKDNSSAENEPKSNAHNSNTKNKPKPKTHDSNAKTKPMENPPAAEPVTFQRSTRPSKPPQRYRANVGAEDAWLTHINAMVEAFNTALAAPPTTFAEAMSCVDAQMWMGAMNEEYDLITKHGVGRRVEQPIGRNVVKCKWVFGYKIGPNSEILRYKVRLVAKGYSQRPGIDFEDTSSPVANSDSTRTLLAKGTSKDYDIIQLDIKTAFLHGTIEEEIYMEQPEGFEDDPVKYVWRLKKALYGLKQAAQAFYS, encoded by the exons ATGTCGGTCAAAGAACTCACCCAAGGAGGCACCAATGTGCTCTTCTGTAAATCATTTGGCGCAATTCTTGTAGGCAACCAAGGCAACGGGCCTGAAATAGGCTTTGCTAAAGAAACATCTG GTAATAAAATCAAAGTTTTGCGCACCAATGGAGGAGGTGAATACACCTCAAATGCCTTTGAAGACTGGCTACGCAGCAAGGGAATTGAACACCAAAAGACCAAGGCAAACTCGTTGAAAAGTAATGCCGTAGCCGAGCGCGCGATAAGGACGTTAAACAACTCCAAACAATGTATGCGCGCCAATGCCGACTTACCGGACAAATTCTGGGGCTACGCCATACTCCACGCGGCATACATATCAAACGTTACCCCAAAGACCTCTCTAAATGGTCAAACGCCCGAAGAGGTATTTTCAGGCCAAACTCCCAATGTAGCTCGACTTTGTATTTTTGGCTGCACGGCATGGGCAAGAATACCCAATAATAAGCGTACTTACCTGGACTTTGCACCAAAtcaaaaggcgcatttacttGTTCAACGAGAAACCGGAAAGATCCTAACCTCCCAAGACGTTGTATTTGATGAAGGAATTGGAAATTGTCATTGGGTAATACTAGAAACCTACAAGGACAACTCTAGCGCTGAAAACGAGCCAAAATCCAACGCTCACAACTCTAACACCAAAAACAAACCAAAGCCCAAGACTCACGACTCAAATGCCAAAACCAAACCAATGGAAAATCCACCAGCAGCAGAGCCGGTAACATTTCAACGCTCGACTCGACCCTCAAAACCTCCTCAACGGTACAGGGCAAATGTGGGCGCTGAAGATGCATGGTTAACGCATATAAACGCGATGGTAGAGGCATTTAACACTGCTCTAGCTGCTCCCCCAACAACCTTTGCCGAGGCGATGTCCTGCGTAGATGCTCAAATGTGGATGGGCGCTATGAACGAGGAGTACGACTTGATTACTAAGCACGGTGTGGGAAGACGAGTTGAGCAACCTATCGGAAGAAATGTGGTCAAATGCAAATGGGTTTTTGGGTACAAGATAGGTCCAAACAGCGAAATCCTACGGTATAAagtcagactggttgcaaaAGGATACTCTCAGCGTCCAGGTATCGATTTTGAAGATACGTCCTCACCCGTTGCAAATTCCGACTCCACGCGTACACTCCTGGCCAAAGGTACGAGCAAAGATTACGACATAATTCAGCTCGATATCAAGACTGCCTTCTTACATGGCACAATTGAGGAGGAGATATACATGGAGCAGCCCGAAGGCTTTGAGGACGATCCCGTGAAATACGTTTGGCGGCTCAAGAAGGCActatacggcctcaagcaAGCAGCGCAAGCATTTTATTCTTGA
- a CDS encoding ricin-type beta-trefoil lectin domain protein, which produces MSSSSTVSKSHSLPAGTYTLKNVSTGTVLDLWNGQSAEGTTIQGFKSHGGDNQKWRLKYTGKGNQATLQNVKSGTYVGTQSNIQNSVKVVGSKTAVPLIIVAADKGFAVEAAEHRLFVLDLKESNPANETPVIYYNNNATDNQKWEFLSA; this is translated from the exons ATGTCTTCATCGTCAACCGTGTCCAAATCTCATAGCCTTCCTGCTGGCACTTATACCCTTAAGAATGTCTCCACCGGCACAGTTCTAGATCTGTGGAACGGGCAATCCGCTGAAGGCACAACGATTCAGGGATTCAAGTCTCACGGCGGAGACAATCAGAAA TGGCGTCTCAAGTATACCGGTAAAGGTAACCAAGCGACACTCCAAAACGTCAAGTCCGGTACCTATGTCGGGACTCAGAGCAACATCCAGAACAGTGTCAAGGTCGTCGGCTCCAAGACAGCTGTCCCGCTCATTATAGTCGCAGCTGATAAGGGTTTCGC CGTTGAAGCCGCTGAACATCGTCTGTTCGTTCTTGACCTCAAGGAGAGTAACCCGGCAAACGAAACTCCT GTTATTTACTATAACAACAATGCCACCGACAACCAGAAGTGGGAGTTCCTTTCCGCATAG